The Vespula vulgaris chromosome 2, iyVesVulg1.1, whole genome shotgun sequence genome has a segment encoding these proteins:
- the LOC127061659 gene encoding attractin-like protein 1 isoform X2: MAEIVQMFLFLYKSKYRRKRRRPSRQVELTRFQECGAITLPCLPPLWWAALLCCWLLHLTAASSSSSTTTTTTTTTTTTTTEPSCDSERCINGDCVNGTCLCREGWQGSACQFCGGKVRLTEPTGSIHDGIGNYTADVRCSWLIESSPNSTIRMHVELFATECGWDHLYIYDGDSVEAPLLAIFSGLMHKDGYHIRRVPEVIARSGSALLHFYSDVAYNMSGFNITYKINACPTRYSYVDCSGHGVCIEGMCACDALWTGKACDVPVCPNNCFHHRLHGECNRLKRRCDCIHGYKGVDCSQKKDHGFWENVAYKDFSPEGSASHCAIVWKDSLYVVGGESFHRAKMIYVYDYNGNVWETPHVEGKLPAPRYAHSCVLFGDKIFMYGGVVQNSTVTNEIWAFDVSAKVWENVTVHDHCRNKTMCGPLKVAGHTANLVQSYGEKEKMVVIFGYSPQYGYLNTVQEYYLGTREWQIVETIGFPVKGGYGHSSSYDPLTHLIYVYGGYVSESQSTQVLTNRLYSYHPKYREWRLLTAAPSARFFHTGVFISGGLMLVFGGNMHNDTQHSHGARCYSADTIAYDVTCDTWQHYFMPREMTDLPRYGHSATVFEDSMYIYGGFDGQMLSDMLRYTPGHCEHLMKQNECLNARTGVKCVWDNHSGRCVAITKIPRHALLEDDMHDGKYMRCLDDTPPRGMTSHKELCKLLTDCVACVQTSYNCVWCGKSCSYEICRDNANSPATEVIKDLEKCDAHTGVECLQLHNCHACSSNPRCIWSWSNGPDRCKPQSKTREISSLNGTIQAQRLTMETCRSSCAEYTSCRNCTEFDCIWCQNEAKCVDKNAYPASFPYGQCRAWTTIEARCRATGNGREWCSFYLSCSACRSDPGCGWCDDGSGTGKGQCLPGGARGPSSRSLETCSLDHWYFTTCPTCQCNGHSKCLPNSSVCIQPCGNLTYGQNCDKCIPGYYGSPLNGATCQPCSCNNQGTQCSSETGKCFCTTKGIVGDHCERCDVTGLYYGDPTNKGSCFYDLAIDYQFTFNLSKKEDRHYRAINFKNSPPKADIDAEFSITCSVLAKMNVTIKRPNSLEKPLLLGANCTTSMYKHRFSKADYNFGSEENNTLTTFYVYVYDFQPPLWIQISFSQYSKLNLQQFFITFCTCFLALLLVAAILWKIKQKYDMYRRRQRLFVEMQQMANRAFSQVLVEIERRDVVDNDADRGDGEYNNCRKKKKDAPSPIALEPCCGNRAAVLSLLVRLPTGGEPFTPAGQSAGLAVASALVTLGSPRRPSQELTTKETKKTRKSASQHPESTCI, encoded by the exons ATTGACGGAACCAACGGGAAGCATTCACGATGGTATCGGCAACTACACGGCGGACGTGAGGTGTTCCTGGTTGATCGAGAGCAGCCCAAATTCCACGATACGCATGCACGTGGAGCTGTTCGCGACGGAATGCGGCTGGGACCACCTGTACATCTACGACGGTGACAGCGTCGAGGCACCTCTACTCGCGATATTCAGTGGTCTCATGCACAAAGACGGCTATCACATACGCCGCGTGCCCGAAGTAATAGCACGATCCGGCAGCGCGTTGCTGCACTTTTATTCGGACGTTGCCTACAACATGAGCGGATTTAATATCACTTACAAGATCAATGCCTGTCCGACCAG GTATTCCTACGTCGATTGTTCTGGCCACGGTGTCTGTATAGAGGGTATGTGCGCGTGCGATGCCTTATGGACCGGAAAAGCCTGCGACGTCCCGGTGTGTCCAAATAATTGCTTTCACCACCGTCTGCACGGCGAGTGCAATAGATTGAAGCGTCGCTGCGACTGCATACACGGTTACAAGG gAGTGGACTGCAGTCAAAAGAAAGATCATGGATTCTGGGAGAACGTCGCTTACAAAGACTTCTCTCCCGAAGGTTCGGCCAGTCATTGTGCCATCGTTTGGAAAGATTCCCTCTACGTGGTCGGTGGTGAGAGTTTTCATCGTGCCAAGATGATATACGTTTACGATTACAATGGTAACGTCTGGGAAACCCCTCACGTGGAGGGCAAGCTACCCGCGCCTCGATACGCTCATTCGTGCGTACTCTTCGGAGACAAGATATTTATGTACGGTGGCGTCGTACAAAATTCCACCGTCACCAACGAGATCTGGGCGTTCGACGTCTCGGCTAAAGTTTGGGAAAACGTTACCGTGCACGATCATTGTCGCAACAAGACGATGTGCGGACCGCTTAAG GTAGCTGGGCATACGGCGAATCTCGTGCAAAGTTACggggaaaaggagaaaatggTTGTGATCTTTGGTTACTCGCCTCAGTACGGTTACTTGAACACCGTCCAGGAGTATTACTTGGGAACGCGGGAGTGGCAAATCGTCGAGACGATAGGCTTCCCCGTGAAAGGGGGCTACGGTCATAGTTCTTCTTACGATCCTCTGACGCATTTGATATACGTCTACGGTGGGTACGTGTCCGAGTCGCAGAGCACTCAGGTTCTGACGAACAGACTCTACTCCTATCATCCCAAGTACCGCGAGTGGAGATTGCTAACGGCCGCGCCGTCGGCCCGATTTTTTCACACCGGCGTATTTATTTCCGGCGGTCTGATGCTCGTCTTCGGCGGTAACATGCATAACGACACTCAGCACTCGCACGGTGCTAGGTGTTATTCCGCGGATACCATCGCTTACGACGTTACCTGCGACACGTGGCAACATTATTTCATGCCGAGGGAAATGACCGACCTACCGAGATACGGGCACAGCGCGACCGTTTTCGAAGATTCCATGTACATCTACGGAGGCTTCGACGGTCAGATGCTGTCCGACATGTTGAG GTATACACCGGGACATTGTGAACACTTGATGAAACAGAACGAGTGTCTGAACGCGAGGACAGGTGTAAAGTGCGTGTGGGACAATCATTCAGGTCGGTGTGTCGCGATAACGAAAATACCGCGGCATGCGTTGCTCGAGGACGACATGCACGATGGAAAGTACATGAGGTGCTTGGACGACACGCCGCCGCGTGGAATGACCTCGCATAAGGAATTGTGCAAGCTCCTAACCGACTGCGTCGCTTGCGTGCAAACGTCGTACAATTGTGTTTGGTGCGGTAAAAGTTGTTCCTACGAAATATGTCGGGATAACGCCAATTCGCCGGCCACCGAGGTTATCAAGGATTTGGAAAAGTGCGACGCGCACACTGGCGTCGAGTGTCTGCAATTGCACAACTGTCACGCTTGCTCCAGCAATCCGCGTTGCATATGGTCTTGGTCGAACGGTCCGGACCGTTGCAAGCCGCAATCTAAGACGCGCGAG ATCAGCAGTCTGAATGGAACCATACAAGCTCAGCGCTTGACGATGGAAACTTGTCGAAGTTCATGCGCGGAGTATACTTCCTGTAGGAATTGTACAGAATTCGATTGCATTTGGTGTCAGAACGAAGCAAAGTGCGTCGACAAAAATGCATATCCCGCTAGTTTCCCGTACGGCCAATGTCGTGCGTGGACAACGATCGAGGCAAGGTGTCGTGCTACTGGAAATGGAAGGGAATGGTGTagcttttatttatcttgttCGGCGTGTAGATCGGATCCCGGTTGTGGGTGGTGCGACGACGGATCCGGTACAGGCAAAGGACAGTGTTTGCCTGGTGGCGCTCGTGGTCCAAGCAGTAGGAGTTTAGAAACGTGTTCGCTCGATCATTGGTACTTTACCACGTGTCCAA CTTGCCAATGCAACGGCCATAGTAAGTGTCTTCCAAACAGCAGCGTTTGTATTCAACCGTGTGGAAATTTAACTTACGGACAGAATTGCGACAAATGCATACCCGGTTATTACGGAAGTCCTTTGAACGGAGCAACGTGTCAAC CTTGCTCCTGTAATAATCAAGGCACGCAGTGTTCTAGCGAGACCGGTAAATGTTTTTGCACGACCAAAGGCATCGTTGGAGACCATTGCGAGCGTTGTGACGTAACGGGTCTTTATTACGGCGATCCTACGAACAAAGGATCGTGTTTTT ACGACTTGGCTATTGATTATCAATTTACCTTTAatttaagtaaaaaagaagatcggCATTATCGAGCGATCAACTTTAAGAATTCCCCACCGAAAGCTGATATCGATGCCGAGTTTTCTATAACTTGTTCAGTCCTCGCAAAGATGAACGTTACTATTAAAAGACCAAACAGTCTAGAAAAGCCACTTCTTTTGGGTGCCAATTGTACGACAAGCATGTATAAGCATCGCTTTAGCAAGGCAGACTACAATTTTGGTAGCGAAGAGAACAATACGTTAACAACGTTCTATGTATACGTTTATGACTTTCAGCCACCGTTGTGGATTCAGATTTCATTTTCTCAATATTCAAAGTTAAATCTGCAACAATTCTTCATAACTTTTTGCAC GTGTTTCCTTGCCCTACTTCTAGTAGCCGCAATTTTATGGAAGATCAAACAAAAGTATGACATGTATAGAAGAAGACAACGACTTTTCGTGGAGATGCAACAAATGGCCAACAGGGCGTTTAGTCAAGTACTCGTGGAAATAGAGAGGCGAGACGTCGTCGACAACGACGCTGACAGAGGTGACGGTGAATATAACAAttgtcgaaaaaagaaaaag GATGCACCTAGTCCGATCGCACTGGAGCCCTGTTGCGGTAACAGAGCAGCAGTCTTATCCTTGCTAGTCAGATTGCCTACCGGTGGTGAGCCGTTTACTCCAGCTGGACAGAGTGCTGGCTTAGCGGTAGCCTCAGCCTTAGTCACATTGGGTAGTCCGCGGAGACCTTCCCAGGAATTAACgacgaaggaaacgaaaaaaactaGAAAGTCGGCCAGTCAACATCCGGAATCCACTTGTATTTAG
- the LOC127061659 gene encoding attractin-like protein 1 isoform X1 — translation MAEIVQMFLFLYKSKYRRKRRRPSRQVELTRFQECGAITLPCLPPLWWAALLCCWLLHLTAASSSSSTTTTTTTTTTTTTTEPSCDSERCINGDCVNGTCLCREGWQGSACQFCGGKVRLTEPTGSIHDGIGNYTADVRCSWLIESSPNSTIRMHVELFATECGWDHLYIYDGDSVEAPLLAIFSGLMHKDGYHIRRVPEVIARSGSALLHFYSDVAYNMSGFNITYKINACPTRYSYVDCSGHGVCIEGMCACDALWTGKACDVPVCPNNCFHHRLHGECNRLKRRCDCIHGYKGVDCSQKKDHGFWENVAYKDFSPEGSASHCAIVWKDSLYVVGGESFHRAKMIYVYDYNGNVWETPHVEGKLPAPRYAHSCVLFGDKIFMYGGVVQNSTVTNEIWAFDVSAKVWENVTVHDHCRNKTMCGPLKVAGHTANLVQSYGEKEKMVVIFGYSPQYGYLNTVQEYYLGTREWQIVETIGFPVKGGYGHSSSYDPLTHLIYVYGGYVSESQSTQVLTNRLYSYHPKYREWRLLTAAPSARFFHTGVFISGGLMLVFGGNMHNDTQHSHGARCYSADTIAYDVTCDTWQHYFMPREMTDLPRYGHSATVFEDSMYIYGGFDGQMLSDMLRYTPGHCEHLMKQNECLNARTGVKCVWDNHSGRCVAITKIPRHALLEDDMHDGKYMRCLDDTPPRGMTSHKELCKLLTDCVACVQTSYNCVWCGKSCSYEICRDNANSPATEVIKDLEKCDAHTGVECLQLHNCHACSSNPRCIWSWSNGPDRCKPQSKTREISSLNGTIQAQRLTMETCRSSCAEYTSCRNCTEFDCIWCQNEAKCVDKNAYPASFPYGQCRAWTTIEARCRATGNGREWCSFYLSCSACRSDPGCGWCDDGSGTGKGQCLPGGARGPSSRSLETCSLDHWYFTTCPTCQCNGHSKCLPNSSVCIQPCGNLTYGQNCDKCIPGYYGSPLNGATCQPCSCNNQGTQCSSETGKCFCTTKGIVGDHCERCDVTGLYYGDPTNKGSCFYDLAIDYQFTFNLSKKEDRHYRAINFKNSPPKADIDAEFSITCSVLAKMNVTIKRPNSLEKPLLLGANCTTSMYKHRFSKADYNFGSEENNTLTTFYVYVYDFQPPLWIQISFSQYSKLNLQQFFITFCTDYMPPHRCFLALLLVAAILWKIKQKYDMYRRRQRLFVEMQQMANRAFSQVLVEIERRDVVDNDADRGDGEYNNCRKKKKDAPSPIALEPCCGNRAAVLSLLVRLPTGGEPFTPAGQSAGLAVASALVTLGSPRRPSQELTTKETKKTRKSASQHPESTCI, via the exons ATTGACGGAACCAACGGGAAGCATTCACGATGGTATCGGCAACTACACGGCGGACGTGAGGTGTTCCTGGTTGATCGAGAGCAGCCCAAATTCCACGATACGCATGCACGTGGAGCTGTTCGCGACGGAATGCGGCTGGGACCACCTGTACATCTACGACGGTGACAGCGTCGAGGCACCTCTACTCGCGATATTCAGTGGTCTCATGCACAAAGACGGCTATCACATACGCCGCGTGCCCGAAGTAATAGCACGATCCGGCAGCGCGTTGCTGCACTTTTATTCGGACGTTGCCTACAACATGAGCGGATTTAATATCACTTACAAGATCAATGCCTGTCCGACCAG GTATTCCTACGTCGATTGTTCTGGCCACGGTGTCTGTATAGAGGGTATGTGCGCGTGCGATGCCTTATGGACCGGAAAAGCCTGCGACGTCCCGGTGTGTCCAAATAATTGCTTTCACCACCGTCTGCACGGCGAGTGCAATAGATTGAAGCGTCGCTGCGACTGCATACACGGTTACAAGG gAGTGGACTGCAGTCAAAAGAAAGATCATGGATTCTGGGAGAACGTCGCTTACAAAGACTTCTCTCCCGAAGGTTCGGCCAGTCATTGTGCCATCGTTTGGAAAGATTCCCTCTACGTGGTCGGTGGTGAGAGTTTTCATCGTGCCAAGATGATATACGTTTACGATTACAATGGTAACGTCTGGGAAACCCCTCACGTGGAGGGCAAGCTACCCGCGCCTCGATACGCTCATTCGTGCGTACTCTTCGGAGACAAGATATTTATGTACGGTGGCGTCGTACAAAATTCCACCGTCACCAACGAGATCTGGGCGTTCGACGTCTCGGCTAAAGTTTGGGAAAACGTTACCGTGCACGATCATTGTCGCAACAAGACGATGTGCGGACCGCTTAAG GTAGCTGGGCATACGGCGAATCTCGTGCAAAGTTACggggaaaaggagaaaatggTTGTGATCTTTGGTTACTCGCCTCAGTACGGTTACTTGAACACCGTCCAGGAGTATTACTTGGGAACGCGGGAGTGGCAAATCGTCGAGACGATAGGCTTCCCCGTGAAAGGGGGCTACGGTCATAGTTCTTCTTACGATCCTCTGACGCATTTGATATACGTCTACGGTGGGTACGTGTCCGAGTCGCAGAGCACTCAGGTTCTGACGAACAGACTCTACTCCTATCATCCCAAGTACCGCGAGTGGAGATTGCTAACGGCCGCGCCGTCGGCCCGATTTTTTCACACCGGCGTATTTATTTCCGGCGGTCTGATGCTCGTCTTCGGCGGTAACATGCATAACGACACTCAGCACTCGCACGGTGCTAGGTGTTATTCCGCGGATACCATCGCTTACGACGTTACCTGCGACACGTGGCAACATTATTTCATGCCGAGGGAAATGACCGACCTACCGAGATACGGGCACAGCGCGACCGTTTTCGAAGATTCCATGTACATCTACGGAGGCTTCGACGGTCAGATGCTGTCCGACATGTTGAG GTATACACCGGGACATTGTGAACACTTGATGAAACAGAACGAGTGTCTGAACGCGAGGACAGGTGTAAAGTGCGTGTGGGACAATCATTCAGGTCGGTGTGTCGCGATAACGAAAATACCGCGGCATGCGTTGCTCGAGGACGACATGCACGATGGAAAGTACATGAGGTGCTTGGACGACACGCCGCCGCGTGGAATGACCTCGCATAAGGAATTGTGCAAGCTCCTAACCGACTGCGTCGCTTGCGTGCAAACGTCGTACAATTGTGTTTGGTGCGGTAAAAGTTGTTCCTACGAAATATGTCGGGATAACGCCAATTCGCCGGCCACCGAGGTTATCAAGGATTTGGAAAAGTGCGACGCGCACACTGGCGTCGAGTGTCTGCAATTGCACAACTGTCACGCTTGCTCCAGCAATCCGCGTTGCATATGGTCTTGGTCGAACGGTCCGGACCGTTGCAAGCCGCAATCTAAGACGCGCGAG ATCAGCAGTCTGAATGGAACCATACAAGCTCAGCGCTTGACGATGGAAACTTGTCGAAGTTCATGCGCGGAGTATACTTCCTGTAGGAATTGTACAGAATTCGATTGCATTTGGTGTCAGAACGAAGCAAAGTGCGTCGACAAAAATGCATATCCCGCTAGTTTCCCGTACGGCCAATGTCGTGCGTGGACAACGATCGAGGCAAGGTGTCGTGCTACTGGAAATGGAAGGGAATGGTGTagcttttatttatcttgttCGGCGTGTAGATCGGATCCCGGTTGTGGGTGGTGCGACGACGGATCCGGTACAGGCAAAGGACAGTGTTTGCCTGGTGGCGCTCGTGGTCCAAGCAGTAGGAGTTTAGAAACGTGTTCGCTCGATCATTGGTACTTTACCACGTGTCCAA CTTGCCAATGCAACGGCCATAGTAAGTGTCTTCCAAACAGCAGCGTTTGTATTCAACCGTGTGGAAATTTAACTTACGGACAGAATTGCGACAAATGCATACCCGGTTATTACGGAAGTCCTTTGAACGGAGCAACGTGTCAAC CTTGCTCCTGTAATAATCAAGGCACGCAGTGTTCTAGCGAGACCGGTAAATGTTTTTGCACGACCAAAGGCATCGTTGGAGACCATTGCGAGCGTTGTGACGTAACGGGTCTTTATTACGGCGATCCTACGAACAAAGGATCGTGTTTTT ACGACTTGGCTATTGATTATCAATTTACCTTTAatttaagtaaaaaagaagatcggCATTATCGAGCGATCAACTTTAAGAATTCCCCACCGAAAGCTGATATCGATGCCGAGTTTTCTATAACTTGTTCAGTCCTCGCAAAGATGAACGTTACTATTAAAAGACCAAACAGTCTAGAAAAGCCACTTCTTTTGGGTGCCAATTGTACGACAAGCATGTATAAGCATCGCTTTAGCAAGGCAGACTACAATTTTGGTAGCGAAGAGAACAATACGTTAACAACGTTCTATGTATACGTTTATGACTTTCAGCCACCGTTGTGGATTCAGATTTCATTTTCTCAATATTCAAAGTTAAATCTGCAACAATTCTTCATAACTTTTTGCAC AGATTATATGCCACCACACAGGTGTTTCCTTGCCCTACTTCTAGTAGCCGCAATTTTATGGAAGATCAAACAAAAGTATGACATGTATAGAAGAAGACAACGACTTTTCGTGGAGATGCAACAAATGGCCAACAGGGCGTTTAGTCAAGTACTCGTGGAAATAGAGAGGCGAGACGTCGTCGACAACGACGCTGACAGAGGTGACGGTGAATATAACAAttgtcgaaaaaagaaaaag GATGCACCTAGTCCGATCGCACTGGAGCCCTGTTGCGGTAACAGAGCAGCAGTCTTATCCTTGCTAGTCAGATTGCCTACCGGTGGTGAGCCGTTTACTCCAGCTGGACAGAGTGCTGGCTTAGCGGTAGCCTCAGCCTTAGTCACATTGGGTAGTCCGCGGAGACCTTCCCAGGAATTAACgacgaaggaaacgaaaaaaactaGAAAGTCGGCCAGTCAACATCCGGAATCCACTTGTATTTAG